From the Desulfovibrio sp. JY genome, one window contains:
- a CDS encoding ABC transporter permease yields the protein MAVPLAYSWRNLRTRRLTTALTAGGMALVVFVFTATLMLAEGLRQTLVATGSPGNAIVLRKGSETEVQSGIERQAAAAMTTRPEIALGRDGRTLAAKESVVLIGLTKKSTGKVSNVVIRGTEAASLPLRPQIRIIAGRLPRPGTSEIMVGKAVAKGFEGAGLGQSLRFGKRQWPVVGIFDAGMTGFSSEIWGDADQLMPAFGRNAYSIVLAGLREPGLFDAYKEAIEADPRLQAEVWRETRYYEKQSDMMRKFLTVLGVALTAIFSLGAMIGATITMYSAVANRVPEIGTLRALGFSRSSILAAFLLESIFLGLLGGIAGVGLAAGLSFVTFSTTNFQTFSELSFKFALTPWITGMALAFSMIMGIVGGFFPALRASRLNIVTALREG from the coding sequence ATGGCCGTTCCCCTGGCCTACTCCTGGCGCAACCTGCGAACGAGGCGGCTCACCACCGCCTTGACCGCCGGCGGCATGGCGCTCGTGGTCTTCGTTTTCACGGCCACCCTCATGCTGGCCGAGGGACTGCGCCAGACGCTCGTGGCAACCGGCTCGCCCGGAAACGCCATCGTGCTGCGCAAAGGCTCGGAAACGGAAGTGCAAAGCGGCATTGAGCGGCAAGCCGCCGCGGCCATGACCACGAGACCGGAAATCGCCCTGGGTCGCGACGGCCGCACGCTTGCCGCCAAGGAATCCGTCGTGCTCATCGGCCTGACCAAAAAATCCACAGGCAAGGTTTCCAACGTGGTGATCCGCGGCACCGAGGCGGCCTCCCTGCCCTTGCGGCCGCAAATCCGCATCATTGCCGGACGCCTGCCCCGACCGGGCACGTCGGAAATCATGGTGGGCAAGGCCGTGGCCAAGGGATTCGAGGGGGCCGGGCTTGGCCAGAGCCTGCGCTTCGGCAAGCGGCAGTGGCCGGTGGTGGGGATTTTCGACGCCGGCATGACAGGCTTTTCCTCGGAAATCTGGGGCGACGCGGACCAGCTCATGCCGGCTTTCGGCCGCAACGCCTATTCCATCGTCCTGGCCGGACTGCGCGAACCCGGGCTTTTTGACGCCTACAAGGAAGCCATCGAGGCCGACCCGCGACTCCAGGCCGAGGTCTGGCGCGAAACCCGCTACTACGAAAAACAGTCGGACATGATGCGCAAGTTCCTGACCGTGCTCGGCGTGGCGCTGACAGCCATCTTTTCGCTCGGGGCCATGATCGGGGCCACCATCACCATGTATTCGGCCGTGGCCAACCGCGTCCCGGAGATCGGCACCTTGCGGGCCCTCGGGTTTTCCCGGTCGAGCATTCTGGCGGCGTTTCTCCTGGAATCGATCTTCCTCGGACTTTTGGGCGGCATCGCCGGCGTGGGGCTCGCGGCGGGGCTCTCGTTCGTCACCTTCTCCACCACCAATTTCCAGACCTTTTCCGAACTGTCCTTCAAATTCGCCCTGACGCCGTGGATCACCGGCATGGCCCTGGCCTTTTCGATGATCATGGGCATTGTCGGCGGTTTCTTCCCGGCCCTGCGGGCGTCGCGCCTGAACATCGTGACCGCCCTGCGCGAAGGGTAG
- a CDS encoding OmpA family protein codes for MLNVSDLRKMHHDDEDLWPISLADMMTLLLCFFLLIVAVSHVDLNRYERVADSMQKAMVTDKLAPKQKKTAPEPVVKKTAPPKPQPKPETPPQMVRSKVSHTTLASEPVPPLVQKKTEPAPAKPATPTDQPPKPESAKAEQPAPETERTGPTRKSLEDIRKELTAKLGLDTSAVEIVPRENGVELNLRGAAFFDLASAEIKPAAMPLLRDIAATLAGTPYKVTVEGHTDNLPIESWLYPSNWELSSARASRVARFLIDGGVPRNHLRVEGLADTQPVAPNDDEAGRPIPENQAKNRRVVILVSPS; via the coding sequence GTGCTCAACGTCTCCGATCTGCGCAAGATGCATCATGACGACGAGGACCTCTGGCCCATCTCCCTGGCCGACATGATGACGCTGCTGCTGTGCTTTTTCCTGCTCATCGTGGCCGTGTCCCACGTGGACCTCAACCGTTACGAACGGGTGGCCGATTCCATGCAAAAGGCCATGGTAACCGACAAGCTCGCCCCCAAACAGAAAAAGACCGCACCCGAACCCGTGGTCAAAAAGACCGCTCCGCCCAAACCCCAGCCCAAGCCCGAAACGCCGCCGCAAATGGTGCGCTCCAAGGTCAGCCACACCACCCTTGCCAGCGAGCCCGTTCCGCCCCTGGTCCAGAAAAAAACCGAACCCGCCCCGGCCAAGCCGGCCACACCCACTGACCAGCCCCCAAAACCCGAATCGGCCAAGGCCGAACAACCGGCTCCCGAAACCGAACGCACCGGCCCGACCCGGAAAAGCCTGGAAGATATCCGCAAGGAACTGACCGCCAAACTCGGCCTCGACACCAGCGCGGTGGAGATCGTGCCCCGCGAAAACGGCGTGGAACTCAACCTGCGCGGCGCGGCCTTCTTCGACCTGGCCAGCGCCGAAATCAAACCCGCCGCCATGCCGCTTTTGCGCGATATCGCCGCGACCCTGGCCGGTACGCCCTACAAGGTGACCGTCGAGGGACACACCGACAACCTGCCCATCGAATCCTGGCTCTACCCCTCCAACTGGGAACTGTCCTCCGCCCGCGCCAGCCGCGTGGCCCGGTTCCTCATCGACGGCGGCGTGCCCCGCAACCACCTACGCGTGGAAGGATTGGCCGATACCCAGCCCGTCGCCCCCAACGACGACGAAGCAGGCCGCCCCATCCCCGAGAATCAGGCCAAGAACCGCCGCGTCGTCATCCTCGTCAGCCCGTCGTAG
- the corA gene encoding magnesium/cobalt transporter CorA, with protein MLRHMRPQHVKANQEFGTVSYVGSAKTFAPYVNVIQYGDGSFTETRYEHGETPVIPPASEDRVTWVRVVGVHDISVIKSVGDAIEMPSMLMEDVADTTQRPKYEEFGDSMFMVLKLIDMDKDQDSPTAEQVSIAMDGAAVFTFQENAHNVWDNYLDRLRKGRHLGKSDPHYLMLALLDVIVDRYMITLGKLGDKAETLEELLFEAQTEETLSNFYNLKRETAYLRKYIWPLREVLQALSHKKHSKKVSDYAKSYLREIVDHVKTVVETVDTLNQIATSMIDVYSSVADMRMNMVMKVLTVVGTIFIPLTFITSLYGMNFEYMPELKWHYGYYITLGLMLGLSLGMLAWFRKKKWL; from the coding sequence ATGCTCAGGCACATGCGTCCCCAGCACGTCAAGGCGAACCAGGAATTCGGCACCGTTTCCTACGTCGGTTCGGCCAAGACCTTCGCCCCCTACGTCAACGTCATCCAGTACGGCGACGGCTCCTTTACCGAAACCCGCTACGAGCACGGCGAAACGCCCGTCATTCCGCCCGCCTCCGAGGACCGCGTCACCTGGGTGCGGGTGGTCGGCGTCCACGACATCTCCGTGATCAAATCCGTCGGCGACGCCATCGAAATGCCTTCCATGCTCATGGAGGACGTGGCCGACACCACCCAGCGGCCGAAATACGAGGAGTTCGGCGATTCCATGTTCATGGTCCTCAAACTCATCGACATGGACAAGGACCAGGACTCCCCGACCGCCGAACAGGTGAGCATCGCCATGGACGGCGCGGCGGTCTTCACCTTTCAGGAAAACGCCCACAACGTTTGGGACAATTACCTGGACCGGCTGCGCAAGGGCCGCCATCTCGGCAAATCCGACCCGCACTACCTGATGCTGGCCCTGCTCGACGTGATCGTGGACCGGTACATGATCACGCTCGGCAAATTGGGGGACAAGGCGGAGACGCTCGAAGAATTGCTGTTCGAAGCCCAGACCGAGGAGACGCTGTCGAATTTCTACAACCTGAAGCGCGAAACGGCCTACCTGCGCAAATACATCTGGCCGCTTCGGGAAGTGCTGCAGGCGCTCTCGCACAAGAAGCACTCGAAAAAAGTCAGCGATTACGCCAAGTCATACCTGCGCGAAATCGTGGACCACGTGAAGACGGTGGTGGAAACGGTGGATACGCTGAACCAGATCGCCACGAGCATGATCGACGTCTATTCTTCCGTGGCCGACATGCGCATGAACATGGTGATGAAGGTTCTGACCGTGGTCGGCACGATATTCATTCCCCTGACCTTCATCACCAGCCTCTACGGCATGAACTTCGAGTACATGCCGGAGCTCAAATGGCACTACGGTTACTACATCACGCTGGGCCTCATGCTGGGCTTGTCGCTTGGCATGCTGGCCTGGTTCCGCAAGAAGAAGTGGCTGTAA
- a CDS encoding DUF6338 family protein translates to MFTYQAIGLIIFLVPGFLSMAFFDMLTPAVRRDSLQRVVMALVLSLVIYSLYSLVFRKAPFEIISQESYDLQMVLWFFQGGKVLLILVMSLMVAIIMSFFVKYDWHMKFFRWIKITDKTSRNNIWFDVFTDIKSYLIVNYKDGTRLCGWPLYYADDIKEKGLFLSDVKWVHGEQEVLLNSFGVLIVDFNAVSTIEFLKTKSADEVSRKSGDTYEAAKTVCGREASVEAERLNVTGAD, encoded by the coding sequence ATGTTTACATACCAAGCAATAGGGCTAATCATTTTCTTGGTGCCAGGTTTTTTGAGCATGGCATTTTTTGATATGCTAACACCAGCTGTTCGGCGCGATAGTTTGCAGCGGGTGGTAATGGCGTTGGTTTTGTCTCTCGTTATTTATTCTCTTTATTCGTTGGTATTTCGAAAGGCTCCCTTTGAGATTATTTCGCAAGAAAGCTATGATTTACAAATGGTTCTTTGGTTTTTTCAGGGTGGTAAAGTGTTGTTGATCTTAGTAATGTCATTAATGGTTGCAATTATTATGTCATTTTTTGTGAAATACGATTGGCATATGAAGTTTTTTAGATGGATAAAAATCACGGATAAAACCTCAAGGAATAATATATGGTTTGATGTTTTCACAGATATAAAATCTTATTTGATAGTTAATTATAAAGATGGGACTAGACTTTGTGGTTGGCCATTGTATTACGCTGATGATATAAAAGAAAAAGGACTTTTTCTATCGGACGTTAAATGGGTGCATGGTGAGCAGGAAGTCCTTCTTAATAGTTTTGGTGTTTTGATAGTTGATTTTAATGCTGTATCTACTATTGAATTTCTTAAAACAAAAAGCGCTGATGAAGTCTCTCGGAAGAGCGGGGATACTTATGAAGCAGCTAAGACAGTGTGTGGTCGTGAAGCGTCTGTTGAAGCAGAACGCCTTAATGTCACAGGGGCAGATTGA
- a CDS encoding dihydroorotate dehydrogenase — MSVDASVRLPGMELKNPVMTASGTFGYGLEFARYGDLRSLGGIVAKGLSLKPRAGNPMPRIAETPCGMLNAIGLQNCGVEVFLRDKLPRLPYDETPIIANLYACDADEFAELAGVLSAAEGVAALEVNISCPNVKAGGIAFGQDPAMAGKLTEAVKKRAGDKPVWVKLSPNVTDIVAIARAAVLGGADALTCINTLTGMSVDIRTRKPRLANVIGGLSGPAIKPVALRCVWQVCRAVSAPVIAVGGISCAEDVLEFILVGAHAVQIGTANFMRPDMAFRIAERLPALMEELGIENLEEYRCSIQV; from the coding sequence ATGAGCGTTGACGCAAGCGTGCGCCTGCCGGGCATGGAACTGAAAAACCCGGTCATGACCGCCTCGGGCACCTTTGGCTATGGTCTGGAATTCGCCCGCTACGGCGACCTGCGAAGCCTGGGCGGCATCGTGGCCAAGGGGCTTTCCCTTAAGCCCCGGGCCGGCAACCCCATGCCGCGCATCGCCGAGACACCGTGCGGCATGCTAAACGCCATCGGGTTGCAAAACTGCGGCGTGGAAGTCTTTTTGCGCGACAAGCTGCCGCGCCTGCCCTACGACGAAACGCCGATCATCGCCAACCTCTACGCCTGCGACGCGGACGAGTTCGCCGAGCTGGCCGGTGTGCTTTCCGCCGCCGAGGGCGTGGCCGCCCTTGAGGTCAACATTTCCTGTCCCAACGTCAAGGCCGGCGGCATCGCCTTTGGCCAGGACCCGGCCATGGCGGGGAAACTTACCGAGGCCGTGAAAAAGCGGGCCGGCGACAAGCCGGTCTGGGTGAAGCTCTCGCCCAACGTCACGGACATCGTGGCCATCGCCCGGGCGGCGGTCCTCGGCGGGGCGGACGCGCTCACCTGCATCAACACGCTGACCGGCATGAGCGTGGACATCCGCACGCGAAAGCCGCGCCTGGCCAACGTCATCGGCGGCCTGTCCGGCCCGGCCATCAAACCCGTGGCCCTGCGTTGCGTGTGGCAGGTCTGCCGGGCGGTATCCGCGCCGGTCATCGCCGTCGGCGGCATCAGCTGCGCCGAAGATGTGCTGGAATTCATCCTGGTCGGGGCGCACGCGGTGCAGATCGGCACGGCCAACTTCATGCGGCCGGACATGGCCTTTCGCATCGCGGAAAGGTTGCCGGCGCTCATGGAAGAGCTTGGCATCGAGAACCTGGAAGAATATAGATGTTCCATTCAAGTATAA
- a CDS encoding aspartate-semialdehyde dehydrogenase, translating to MGRGEWVVAVAGATGAVGREMLKTLEQREFPAKTVKALASSRSAGTTVPYAGGELTVEEMTEKSFEGVDIALFSAGGSTSKKFAPFAVKSGCVVIDNSSAWRMDPEVPLVVPEVNPDDVDWHKGIIANPNCSTIQMVVALKPLHDAARIKRVIVSTYQAVSGTGQKAITELETQVRQLFNMKDPEAKVYPYQIAFNCLPQIDVFSEGDYTFEEIKMIKETNKIMGDDSIRVTATTVRVPVFYGHSESVNIETEKKLTAKDARVILSQAPGITVYDNPSEKIYPMPIHAAGEDDVFVGRIREDNTIDNGLHLWIVADNIRKGAALNAVQIAELIIARDKVGVPA from the coding sequence ATGGGCAGGGGCGAATGGGTTGTGGCCGTGGCCGGGGCCACGGGAGCCGTGGGACGTGAGATGCTCAAGACCCTCGAACAGCGCGAGTTTCCGGCCAAGACCGTCAAGGCTCTGGCGTCCTCGCGTTCGGCCGGCACCACCGTGCCGTATGCCGGCGGCGAACTGACCGTCGAGGAGATGACCGAGAAATCTTTTGAGGGCGTGGATATCGCCCTGTTTTCGGCCGGCGGTTCCACTTCGAAAAAATTTGCGCCCTTTGCCGTCAAATCCGGCTGCGTGGTCATCGACAACTCCAGCGCCTGGCGCATGGACCCGGAAGTGCCGCTGGTCGTGCCCGAGGTCAATCCCGACGACGTCGACTGGCACAAGGGCATCATCGCCAACCCCAACTGCTCGACCATCCAGATGGTGGTGGCGCTCAAACCCCTGCACGACGCGGCCAGGATCAAGCGCGTGATCGTGTCCACCTACCAGGCTGTTTCCGGCACCGGCCAGAAGGCCATCACCGAACTGGAAACCCAGGTGCGGCAGCTCTTCAATATGAAGGACCCCGAAGCCAAGGTCTACCCGTACCAGATCGCGTTTAACTGTCTGCCCCAGATCGACGTCTTCTCCGAAGGTGACTACACCTTCGAGGAGATCAAGATGATTAAGGAAACCAACAAGATCATGGGCGACGACTCGATCAGGGTGACGGCCACCACCGTGCGCGTGCCGGTCTTTTACGGCCACAGCGAGTCGGTCAATATCGAGACGGAAAAGAAGCTGACCGCCAAGGACGCCCGCGTCATCCTGTCCCAGGCCCCGGGCATCACGGTCTACGACAACCCGTCCGAGAAGATCTACCCCATGCCGATCCACGCCGCCGGCGAGGACGACGTGTTCGTGGGCCGTATCCGCGAGGACAACACCATCGACAACGGCCTGCACCTCTGGATCGTGGCCGACAACATCCGCAAGGGTGCGGCGCTCAATGCCGTGCAGATCGCCGAGCTCATCATCGCCCGCGACAAGGTGGGCGTGCCCGCCTAG
- a CDS encoding cyclic nucleotide-binding domain-containing protein: protein MRQDLDLEDDHDDATLRTFHKGAILFREGQPSEVAYIIKKGRVAIYRVVNNKRVVLGERGPGEMVGEMGVMTAAPRSSSAEALEFTEAMVCDSNLIHTMLQRSPRPVQLLTGYLVDHAKTLVAQVTDRPSGNAFLSVCRVTALCWQAAPGTGKAKELSYAELSTTIKDIVLLNQIEIDAVFARLAKLHLVSLTDIKASFARKNPLLGTSRPGTAFVKDKTVRLTDPDTFLSVAKNVARDFSDPSRPMVDLEFCDLAAFAREAGSTPDIIYKKLAYQEIPQDLFFFHKAKARGYIEQMGPEFFKQARRPRLTAADLERVDDITAVDNATLQEAFSALGFHKVAVALAMAGEAAREKILKNLSRKIAAVVREEASAMVDPDEDEAADVEKELIERIKTIKGLAS from the coding sequence ATGCGACAAGACCTCGACCTCGAAGACGACCACGACGACGCCACCTTGCGGACCTTCCACAAGGGGGCCATCCTTTTTCGCGAGGGCCAGCCGAGCGAGGTGGCCTATATCATCAAGAAAGGCCGGGTGGCCATCTACCGGGTCGTCAACAACAAGCGGGTGGTGCTCGGCGAACGCGGGCCGGGCGAAATGGTCGGCGAGATGGGCGTGATGACCGCCGCCCCTCGCTCCAGCTCGGCCGAAGCCCTGGAATTTACCGAAGCCATGGTGTGCGACAGCAACCTCATCCACACCATGCTGCAACGGAGCCCCCGCCCGGTCCAACTCCTGACCGGCTACCTGGTCGACCATGCCAAGACGCTCGTCGCCCAGGTTACCGACCGCCCCTCGGGCAACGCCTTCCTGTCCGTGTGCCGGGTGACGGCGCTGTGCTGGCAGGCCGCCCCCGGGACCGGAAAGGCCAAGGAACTCAGCTACGCCGAGCTTTCGACCACCATCAAGGACATCGTGCTGCTCAACCAGATCGAGATCGACGCCGTTTTCGCGCGCCTGGCCAAACTGCATCTGGTTTCCCTGACCGACATCAAGGCCAGCTTCGCCCGCAAGAACCCGCTGCTCGGCACGTCCAGGCCCGGCACGGCCTTCGTCAAGGACAAGACCGTGCGCCTGACCGACCCGGACACGTTTTTAAGCGTGGCCAAAAATGTGGCCCGGGACTTTAGCGACCCGTCGCGACCCATGGTGGACCTGGAATTTTGCGATCTGGCCGCCTTTGCCCGGGAAGCCGGCTCCACGCCGGACATCATTTACAAGAAGCTCGCCTACCAGGAAATTCCCCAGGACCTGTTTTTCTTCCACAAAGCCAAGGCCAGGGGCTATATCGAGCAGATGGGGCCGGAGTTTTTCAAACAGGCCCGCCGCCCGCGCCTCACCGCCGCCGACCTCGAACGCGTGGACGACATCACCGCCGTGGACAACGCCACCCTCCAGGAAGCCTTTTCGGCCCTGGGCTTCCATAAGGTCGCCGTGGCCCTGGCCATGGCCGGCGAGGCGGCCCGGGAAAAAATCCTCAAGAATCTGTCCAGGAAAATCGCCGCCGTGGTGCGCGAGGAAGCCTCGGCCATGGTCGACCCCGACGAGGACGAGGCGGCCGATGTGGAAAAGGAATTGATCGAGCGCATCAAGACCATCAAGGGACTGGCTTCGTGA
- a CDS encoding ABC transporter permease, with protein sequence MLLLRLIIKNAFRHRLRSLLTIIGVAVALLAFGLMRTVLDAWNAGVSASSANRLVTRNAISITQPLPYAYKSRIRQVTGVDIVAAGNWFGGIYQDEKNFFANFAMEAEEFFQLYPELVVAPKERRAFLADRKAAIIGRKLAKRFNWHIGDTITLRGTIFPGEWPLTIRAIYKGARPDTDETVLYFHWSYLDETMKKRAPSRAGQIAFFMIGIDDATRAAEISKNIDALFVNSQAETLTETEKAFQMGFVSMSEAILMAITVVSYVVIGIILAVAANTMAMSARERLGEFAVMKTLGFGATALGGMLLAESLILSLSGTLLAVALMPPIAKGFSTYLSQFFPIFFVSRQTILLAFGFGLLVGVCAAIVPAVRVGTVRIAAAFRRIG encoded by the coding sequence GTGTTGCTCCTTAGGCTGATCATAAAAAACGCCTTCCGGCACCGCCTGCGCTCGCTGCTCACCATCATCGGCGTGGCTGTGGCCCTGCTCGCCTTCGGGCTCATGCGCACGGTCCTCGACGCCTGGAACGCCGGGGTTTCGGCCTCCTCGGCCAACCGGCTGGTCACCCGAAACGCCATATCGATCACCCAGCCCCTGCCCTACGCCTACAAAAGCCGCATCCGCCAGGTGACTGGGGTCGACATCGTGGCCGCCGGCAACTGGTTCGGCGGCATCTATCAGGACGAAAAGAATTTTTTCGCCAATTTCGCCATGGAGGCCGAGGAGTTTTTCCAGCTCTACCCGGAACTCGTGGTCGCGCCAAAGGAACGCCGGGCCTTTCTGGCCGACCGCAAGGCCGCGATCATCGGCCGCAAGCTGGCCAAGCGCTTCAACTGGCATATCGGCGACACCATCACCCTGCGCGGCACCATCTTTCCCGGCGAGTGGCCCCTGACCATCCGCGCCATCTACAAAGGGGCAAGGCCCGACACCGACGAGACCGTGCTCTATTTCCACTGGTCCTATCTCGACGAGACCATGAAAAAACGCGCCCCCAGCCGGGCCGGCCAGATCGCTTTTTTCATGATCGGCATCGACGACGCCACCCGGGCGGCGGAAATCTCCAAGAACATCGACGCCCTGTTCGTCAATTCCCAGGCCGAGACCCTGACCGAGACCGAAAAAGCCTTCCAGATGGGCTTCGTGTCCATGAGCGAGGCCATCCTCATGGCCATCACCGTGGTTTCCTACGTGGTGATCGGCATCATCCTGGCCGTGGCCGCCAACACCATGGCCATGTCGGCCCGGGAACGGCTGGGCGAATTCGCGGTCATGAAGACATTGGGCTTCGGCGCAACGGCCCTGGGGGGAATGCTCCTGGCCGAATCCCTCATCCTTTCGCTTTCCGGAACCCTTCTGGCCGTGGCCCTGATGCCGCCCATCGCCAAGGGGTTCAGCACCTATCTGAGCCAGTTCTTCCCCATCTTTTTCGTCTCGCGCCAGACCATCCTCCTGGCTTTCGGCTTCGGGCTGCTGGTTGGGGTGTGCGCGGCCATCGTCCCGGCCGTGCGCGTTGGCACGGTGCGCATCGCGGCGGCCTTTCGGAGGATCGGCTGA
- a CDS encoding MotA/TolQ/ExbB proton channel family protein: protein MNIATVIGIVFGIAILTFATVLSTDSAGVFVNIPGLAIVLGGTLASTFICFPLKEVMRVFNTFLVALKREELPTDHYIDAIVHIAKQASTRGRIQLEMALPGIENEFLQSAIQMLVDGYSREEIQEILDTRIEQTYQQELSSAGIYRTMAKLSPAYGIIGTLIGLIGMMQSMSVGLGNLGAHMAVALTTTLYGILLANLIFLPIAVKVEKRIEERVILMCVIRDGTLFIKDKTPAAIVLDKLKAYLPTRRWVAIEHEEA, encoded by the coding sequence GTGAATATCGCAACCGTCATCGGCATCGTCTTCGGCATCGCCATCCTCACCTTCGCCACCGTGCTCTCCACGGACAGCGCCGGCGTTTTCGTCAACATCCCGGGCCTGGCCATCGTGCTCGGCGGCACCCTGGCCTCCACCTTCATCTGCTTTCCTCTCAAGGAAGTCATGCGGGTGTTCAACACCTTCCTCGTGGCGCTCAAGCGCGAGGAGCTGCCCACCGACCACTACATCGACGCCATCGTGCACATCGCCAAGCAGGCTTCGACCCGGGGCCGCATCCAGCTCGAAATGGCCCTTCCCGGTATCGAAAACGAATTTCTGCAAAGCGCCATCCAAATGCTCGTGGACGGCTACTCCCGGGAGGAAATCCAGGAGATCCTCGACACCCGCATCGAGCAGACCTACCAGCAGGAACTGTCCTCGGCCGGCATCTACCGCACCATGGCCAAGCTCTCCCCGGCCTACGGCATCATCGGCACGCTGATCGGGCTCATCGGCATGATGCAGTCCATGAGCGTAGGCCTGGGAAACCTCGGCGCGCACATGGCCGTGGCCCTGACCACCACCCTCTACGGCATCCTGCTGGCCAATCTGATTTTCCTGCCCATCGCCGTCAAAGTGGAAAAACGCATCGAGGAACGCGTCATCCTCATGTGCGTCATCCGCGACGGCACACTCTTCATCAAGGACAAGACCCCGGCCGCCATCGTACTCGACAAGCTCAAGGCCTACCTGCCGACCCGGCGCTGGGTCGCCATCGAGCACGAGGAGGCATAA
- a CDS encoding dihydroorotate dehydrogenase electron transfer subunit: MGNYDACRDVSILSVEPVGPEGAAKGCYMLTLANPGFSPAVAGQFVMVRPRAFQQNPVWPRPFSICRLTAEALTLFVQVCGRGTEILCRLVPGDTATVWGPLGQGFALEPEVPTVMLAGGVGIAPFVEYAAGHPSPEHLSLVFGHRLPLSCYPFDAFSGLKSAEAFQEKGPDDLAAFIAHLETTIAGHADGLVLACGPRPFLVTVARLARKYSVRAQVSLENRMACGVGGCLGCVEKNVLGSYVQTCTQGPVFWVEELALSEES, translated from the coding sequence TTGGGCAATTACGACGCGTGCCGCGACGTTTCCATCCTGTCCGTGGAGCCGGTCGGCCCCGAGGGGGCGGCCAAGGGCTGCTACATGCTGACCCTGGCCAATCCCGGATTTTCGCCGGCCGTGGCCGGACAGTTCGTCATGGTCAGACCCCGGGCCTTTCAGCAAAATCCCGTCTGGCCCCGTCCCTTTTCCATCTGCCGGCTTACGGCCGAGGCGCTGACCCTTTTTGTCCAGGTCTGCGGTCGGGGCACGGAGATCTTGTGCCGGCTGGTTCCGGGCGATACGGCCACGGTCTGGGGACCGCTCGGCCAGGGCTTTGCCCTGGAGCCGGAGGTGCCGACGGTCATGCTGGCCGGCGGGGTGGGCATCGCCCCGTTCGTGGAATATGCCGCCGGCCATCCTTCGCCGGAGCATCTTTCGCTTGTCTTCGGCCACCGTCTGCCCCTTTCCTGTTATCCATTCGACGCCTTTTCCGGGCTTAAGAGCGCGGAAGCCTTTCAGGAAAAAGGGCCGGACGATCTGGCCGCCTTTATCGCGCATCTGGAAACGACCATCGCCGGCCATGCCGATGGACTGGTTCTGGCCTGCGGCCCCCGTCCCTTCCTGGTGACCGTGGCGCGGCTGGCCCGCAAGTACAGCGTGCGGGCCCAGGTGTCGCTGGAAAACCGCATGGCCTGCGGCGTGGGCGGATGTCTTGGCTGTGTGGAGAAAAACGTCCTGGGCAGCTATGTGCAGACCTGCACCCAGGGACCGGTTTTCTGGGTCGAGGAACTGGCGCTTTCGGAGGAGTCATGA
- a CDS encoding aminotransferase class IV — translation MPAIVDVDAYVSRLLAAPRPGGENVLAYYDHRLGVIGTDPRLMLIPLDDHLVHRGDGVFETLKYIDRKLYQVAPHFARMERSAKAIFLEPPCPWDEVADLTLDVCRAGGSDIGMVRVIVGRGPGSFGIDPADCPTPSLTIVAYKYHPRSDASFAKGVTAFRTSIPAKQNYLARIKSIDYLPNVLMKREATQRGEDYPVCYDDKGFLAEGATENICIVDAAGRLVVPELNNALTGTTLMRAVELLKNEVEVVFAGIREEDIAPAKEMFILGTTNDCLSIIRYNGSPIADGRPGPVSKRIKSLILADIAANGTPF, via the coding sequence ATGCCCGCTATCGTCGATGTCGATGCCTACGTCTCCCGCCTGCTCGCCGCGCCGCGCCCCGGCGGCGAAAATGTTCTGGCCTACTACGACCACCGCCTGGGCGTCATCGGCACGGACCCGCGTCTGATGCTCATCCCCTTGGACGACCACCTCGTCCACCGGGGCGACGGCGTTTTCGAAACGCTCAAATACATCGATCGCAAGCTGTATCAGGTGGCACCCCATTTCGCTCGCATGGAACGCTCGGCAAAAGCCATCTTCCTCGAACCGCCCTGCCCCTGGGACGAGGTCGCCGACCTCACCCTCGACGTGTGCCGGGCCGGTGGTTCGGATATCGGCATGGTGCGCGTCATCGTCGGACGCGGCCCCGGCAGCTTCGGTATCGACCCCGCCGATTGCCCGACCCCGAGCCTCACCATCGTGGCCTACAAATACCACCCCCGCTCGGATGCCTCCTTTGCCAAGGGCGTCACCGCCTTCCGTACCTCCATCCCGGCCAAACAGAATTACCTGGCCCGCATCAAATCCATCGACTACCTGCCCAACGTGCTCATGAAGCGCGAAGCCACCCAGCGCGGCGAGGATTATCCCGTCTGCTACGACGACAAGGGATTTCTGGCCGAAGGCGCCACCGAGAACATCTGCATCGTCGACGCCGCCGGACGCCTCGTCGTGCCGGAGCTCAACAACGCCCTGACCGGAACCACCCTCATGCGCGCTGTGGAACTCTTGAAAAACGAAGTCGAAGTCGTCTTCGCCGGTATCCGCGAAGAAGATATCGCCCCGGCCAAGGAAATGTTTATCCTCGGCACCACCAATGATTGCCTGAGCATCATCCGCTACAACGGCAGCCCCATCGCCGACGGCCGGCCCGGCCCCGTCTCCAAGCGCATCAAGTCCCTGATCCTCGCCGACATCGCCGCCAACGGCACGCCGTTTTAG